A window of Streptomyces gilvosporeus contains these coding sequences:
- a CDS encoding trypsin-like serine peptidase, translating into MRRSTAAAVAAASLLALTATACGPGHSNVSASPGSSSAASQQPTGGADKAPDFSNPIDKGHWGAKRLAQAMGAPDIGIRDGRLGRQNDASNPPPRPVTAQEIARPYERHMAPVGKLVFDGPEGPTACSGTVVEDPAHPGRSNLVWTAGHCVHSGKNGSWMRDIVFVPSYNHNGVPMNQVGNTPAQEIAPYGKFWADWSITSNEWIKMGGPRASAGSAYDFAVLHVRPENNTGRSLQETVGAAAQVAFNAPTGRGLGPVTAVGYPSAAPFDGARMMSCLSRPSHVNMQQGTPDMDVIGCTMTAGSSGGGWLDNHNGKLTLVSNTSLTGPGHTMLVGPHLGPEAQQVFEAMSRKFANE; encoded by the coding sequence GCCACAGCAACGTCTCGGCGTCGCCGGGCAGTTCGTCCGCCGCGAGCCAGCAGCCGACCGGCGGTGCGGACAAGGCGCCGGACTTCTCCAATCCGATCGACAAGGGGCACTGGGGGGCGAAGCGGCTGGCGCAGGCTATGGGCGCTCCGGACATCGGCATACGGGACGGTAGGCTCGGCCGCCAGAACGATGCCTCCAACCCGCCGCCGAGGCCGGTCACCGCCCAAGAGATCGCCCGCCCGTACGAACGTCACATGGCCCCGGTCGGCAAGCTCGTCTTCGATGGCCCCGAGGGGCCGACGGCCTGCTCCGGCACGGTCGTCGAGGACCCGGCACACCCGGGCAGGTCCAACCTGGTGTGGACCGCAGGCCACTGTGTCCACTCCGGCAAGAACGGCAGCTGGATGCGTGACATCGTCTTCGTGCCGTCGTACAACCACAATGGCGTGCCGATGAACCAGGTCGGCAACACGCCCGCCCAGGAGATCGCGCCATACGGCAAATTCTGGGCCGACTGGAGCATCACCTCCAACGAATGGATCAAAATGGGTGGCCCGCGCGCCAGCGCCGGCTCCGCCTATGACTTCGCCGTACTGCATGTCAGGCCGGAGAACAACACCGGCAGGTCCCTCCAGGAAACGGTCGGCGCGGCCGCCCAGGTAGCGTTCAACGCTCCCACCGGCCGGGGCCTCGGCCCGGTCACGGCGGTTGGATACCCCAGCGCTGCGCCCTTCGACGGCGCGCGAATGATGAGCTGTCTGAGCCGCCCGAGCCACGTCAACATGCAGCAGGGCACACCCGACATGGACGTCATCGGCTGCACGATGACCGCCGGTTCGTCCGGCGGCGGCTGGCTCGACAACCACAACGGCAAGCTGACCCTTGTGTCCAACACCTCTCTCACTGGCCCTGGCCACACCATGCTGGTGGGCCCACATTTGGGCCCCGAGGCACAGCAGGTCTTCGAGGCCATGAGCCGCAAGTTCGCCAACGAGTAA